In Streptacidiphilus sp. P02-A3a, the DNA window CAGCTGGCGCTGTTCACCGCCCTGGACAGCCGGGGCATCTCCACCGCCAAGAGCGTCCTGGTCGACCTCAACGTCACCTTCGCCAAGTTCGGCGAGCTGGAGCCGGCCACCGTGCTGCTGGCCACCCCGGGCCAGGAGCGGCCGGCCGACGGGGCCGACGGCGGACCCGGGTACTTCACCCAGGGCGGCCCGCTGGAGCTGGCCGAGGCCGGTCCCGGCAGCGTCGTCACCCAACTGCCGTTGACCGTGGACGTCCGCCAGCGGGACGAGTCGATCGCCCGCTTCGCCCTCACCCTGGCCCGGATCCGGGGCTGACCCGGACCGGTACCGATCCCTACGGAGGACCGATGCCCAGCAGCAACGCAGGCGCCTTCTTCGACGTGGACGAGACGCTCGTCCGGGTGAAGAGCATGTTCCACTTCCTTGAGTTCTACCTGCGCCGCCGGGGAGAGCCCGAAGGCACCTACGAGCGGCTGGTCGGCGGGATCCGCGCGGCCGCCGCCGAGGGCGCGCCAAGAGACCGGATCAACCGGGCCTACTACCGCCTCTACGCCGGTGAGAGCGCCGAACGGCTCGCCGCCGCCGGGGAGGCCTGGTTCGAGCACACCGTGGAGCGGGAGCTGTTCATCCCGGAGACCGTGGCGGAACTGGGCGCCCGGCGGGCCGAGGGGTACTTCACCGTGCTGGTCTCCGGTTCGTTCTTCGCCTGTCTGGACCCGATCGCGGCCCAGTTGCGCGCGGACTGGACCTTCGGCACCCGCCCGGTGATCCGCCAGGGGGTGCTCACCGGGGAGGTGGTCTCCCCGCTGATCGGCCCGGCCAAGGGCCGGGTGGCCCAGGTGGTGGCCGCCGTCCGCGGCCTGGACCTGGAGACGTCCTGGGCGTACGGCGACCACGCCAGCGACCTGGACCTGCTCGCCGCCGTCGGTCGCCCGGTCGTCGTCGGCGACGACCCGGTGCTGGCCGGTCACGCCGCCGCGCACGGTTGGCGGCGGCTGGCGACCACGGCGGCCGGGGCCGCCCGCGTCTGACCCGGACGCGGCGCCCAGAGCTCATCCCAGCCTGTACCGCAGAGCAGGAGGAGACGTGTCACCCATCGGAATCGTGGGCACCGGCTCGTACGTGCCCGAGAACGTCATCAGCAACGAGGAGATCGCGGCCGGGGCGGGGGTGACCGCCGACTGGATCAAGGACAAGACCGGGATCGTGCAGCGGCACCGCGCGGCCGACCACGAGGCGACCTCCGACCTGGCCGCCGAGGCGGCCCGGCGGGCCTTGCGGCAGGCCGGTCTGACCGCGGACCAACTGGCCTTCGTGGTGGTCGCCACGTCCACCCCGGACCATCCGCAACCGGCCACCGCGAGCATTGTGCAGCACCTGATCGGCGCCCACCGGGCGGCGGCCTTCGACGTCAACGCGGTGTGCAGCGGCTTCCTGTACGGCCTGGCCGTCGGCGTGCGGCTGCTCGGCGACGGCGACGGCAGCGGCGGCGACCCGGCGGCCCGGTACGGGCTGGTGGTCGGGGCCGACATCTACTCGCGGATCCTGGACTACTCCGACCGCCGGACCGCGGTGCTCTTCGGCGACGGCGCCGGGGCAGTGGTCCTCGGCCCGGTGCCGACCGGGCTCGGGGTGATCGAGACCGCGCTGATCGGGCGCGGCGACCAGCACCGGCTGATCGGCGTCCAGGCGGGCGGCAGCCGGGCCCCGGCCTCGGAGCTGACCCTCGCCGAGGGCGGCCACTTCTTCCGGATGGAGGGCCGCGCGGTCCGCGAGTTCGTCCAGCGGGAGCTGCCGGCCGCGGTCGGCGGGCTGCTGGAGCGGGCGCGGATGCCCGCCGGTCAGATCCGGCACTTCGTTCCGCACCAGGCCAACGGCGTGATGCTGGCCGAGGTCTGGCCGGAGCTCGGACTGCCCAACGCCGCGCTGCACCTGACGGTGGATCAGCACGCCAACACCGGGGCCGCCTCGGTCGCGGTGACGCTGGACACGGTGCACCGCCGGGGCGCGCTCGGTCGCGGTGACCTGGTGCTGCTGGCCGGATTCGGCGGCGGCATGAACATCGGCGCGGCGCTGTTGCGTTGGGCGTTGGACCGGCCGACCGAACCGCTGGGGGTGCCGGAGTTCGGCGAGGACGACCCGGCGGTGGAACACCTGGCGTCCTGGGGGCTGCTCTCCTCGGCCGTGCAACGCTGAACCCCGCGGCCCCGAGGGCCCCTTCACCCTGCCGACGACGGCAGGGTGAAGGGGCCCTCAGCCGTTCGCCGACCCATGGTCAACCCTGTGTATACCGGTGGGCACGGATCCGTGACCGCTTACGCGGTCTGTTTTCCCGCATCGTGAAAAGCGGCCAACTTCTTCGAAATTCCATGTAAAAACTGCTAGTTGGGTCTTGATGGGCCTTAAAAACAAACCGGCCAGTCTGTAGGATGTACCTGTCTTTCGACCGCTCTAAGGGGGGAGCAAGCGAAGTGGCACAGCTACTGGAAACACCGCCGAACGCCGTCCTGTTCGACCGGACGGTGGATCGGGCCCTGGTACACCGATCAGCCGTGTCCGAGGTCCTGCTGACCGACTGGCGCTCCGTCGGTGAGCTGGACTTCACCGTCGGTGCCCAGTGGCCGCGCGGACACAGCTACTATCCGCCGGTCGCCGACCTCTGGTACGACCCGGTGCTGATGGCGGAGACCATCCGCCAAGCCGGCCTGCTCCTCGCCCACGGCGCCTTCGGCGTCCCACTCGGTACCCAGTTCCTGATGGGTGACCTCTCCTTCGACGTCGACCCCGAGGGCCTGGCCTGCCACGGCCGGCCCGCTGACCTGTCCCTGATGGTGACCTGCGGCGAACTCCGCAGACGTGGCAGCACCATCTCCGGTATGCGGATCGAGGTTCATGTGATCCGCGACGGCCGCCCGCTGGGCACCGGCAACGGGGTGCTCAGCTGCGCCTCGGCCGCCGCCTACCGGCGGTTGCGCGGCGAGCGCGGCGGGGTGGCGCACCGGGGGCGGCTGCCGCTGCCGGTACCGCCGCCGCTGGTCGGCCGGGACCGGAGCACCGACGTGGTGCTCGCGCCGACCGCCGACCGCCAGGTCTGGGAGGTCCGTTCCGACCTGCGGCATCCGGTGCTGTTCGACCACGAGGTCGACCATCTGCCGGGCATGGTCCTGGTCGAGGCGATGCGCCAGGCCGCCTGCCTGGCCACCGGTTGGCCGGAGCTGCTGGTCACCGGGCTGAGCTCGCGGTTCCAGAAGTACGTCGAGTTCGACCGGCCGTGCCTGGTCCGGGCCGAGGCGGGCCCGGCCGCGCTCGGCGGCACGCCGGTACGGGTGCTGTTGGAGCAGGACGGCGAGACCGTCGCCGACGGTCGGCTGCTGGTGCGCTCCACCGGCTGATCACGCCCGCGGACCCCTTCCGCTGCCGGTGCGGCCGGCCGGTTCCGCCGCCGGTTCGGCTGCCGGGGCGGGAGGGGTACTGCGGGTCAGACGTCGGTCTGTGCCTTGGCCAGCGCGGTGGTGCAGCGGGCCAGCAGCTTCAGCAGCTGCTGTCGTTCCTTGGCGTTGAACTCGGCGTCCAGCGCCTGCTCCACGGCCATCGCCGGGACGTCGGCCTTCGCCAGCAGGGCGCGGCCGGTGCGGGTCAGCCGGGCTTCGAGGATGTGGTTGTGGATCGGGTGGGGCTTGCGCTCAACCAGACCGCGCCCCTCCAGGGTGCCCAGGACGGAGGACATGGTCTGCGGCGTCACCAGGCACCTGCGGGCGAGCGCGGCCCCGGACAGGCCCGGCTCCTCCCAGAGCACCAGCAGCACGGTGTACTGCGGGGTGCTCAGCTTGAACGGACGGAGGGCTGCGTGTTTGGCCGCGATCAGTTCCTGTTCGGCGCGCTTCAGGTGGTGGCCAAGGCGCTGGTCGATAGGCATGCTCATACTTCCCTGTATATCAGGAGTCTTATCTTTCTCTGAAGCCTTGTGCATGAGACGGCGGGCCCGCCGCCGACCGGTGGGGTCGGTGTGCGGGCCCGCCAGGGGTGCGTCCGTTCAGCCGAGGGTAAGTACGGCCTTGCCGGTCACCTGGCGGTCCCGCACGGCGGTCAGTACCTCGTTGACCTGCTCCCACTCCCGCTCCAGCGAGATCTCCACGGACAGCTTCCCGTCCGCGACCAGCTGCGCCAGCGCCGCCAGGTCCGGGGCGACCGGGGCGCCGGTGACGAAGACGAAGTGCCGCAGCACGGCCTGCTCGTGCCCGCCGAAGAACTGGAAGAAGGAGACCGGGGTGGGCTCGCCGGAGGAGTTGCCGTAGCTGAAGACCGTCCCGCCGGGGCCGACCAGGTTCAGTGCGGCGGTGAGCGACGCGCCCCCGGCCGCCTCGTAGACCGCGTCGAACGGGCCCTCGGCGGCGGCCGCGTCGGTGACCACCTCGGCCGCGCCCAGCGCGTCGAGGCCCTTGGCCCGCTCGGCGTTCCGGGCCACGGCGGTGACCCGGGCCCCGGCCGCCGTGGCCAGCTGCACCAGGATCCGGCCGACGCCCCCGGCCGCGCCGGTGACCAGCACCCGACGGCCCAGCAGCGTGCCCGACTCGCGGACCAGGCGCAGCGCGGTGAGCGCGGCCACCGGCAGCGTGGCCGCCTCGGCGAAGCCCACCGCGTCCGGGATCGCTGCGACCGCCTCGGCCGGGACGGCGATCTGCTCGGCCCAGCTCCCGTCGGCGAGCGAGAGCGCCACCACCCGCTGACCGGCGGTGAAGCCGTTGCCACTCGCCGCGACCACCCCGGCGACGTCCCATCCCGGACGCCAGCCCTCGGCGTTGCCGGGCAGGTTGAGGATCTCGCCGCGGTTGACCGAGACCGCCCTGATGTCGATCAGGACGTCGCCCGGGCCCGGCTCGGGCGCCGCGACCTCGCGGAAGGCGACGTCGCCGGTGGCGGGCGTGTTGACTATGGCTCGCATGGTGGTCATGTCCTTTGCGTGGTCTGGCCGGACGGTCGGCCCGGCGGTCGTGCCTACTTGGTGCCGGCGTCCTTGGTGGTGGCGACGAGGTAGGTGGCGGACAGGTCCTTGCCGCCGTGGCCCTCCTTGATGGCGCGCTGGAAGCGCTCGGCGACCGCGGCCAGCAGGTCCAGCTGGACCCCGGCCGACTCCGCGTCGCGCAGGATCAGCTGGGCGTCCTTGGCGGCGGTGGCCAGACCGAAGTTGGGCGAGAAGTCGCCGTTCACGATCGCCGCGGCCTTCGCCTGGAGGTAGGGGCTGTCCAGGCCGCCTCCGGCGATGGTGCGGGCGAACAGGTCCTTCTCCAGGCCCAGGCCCTCGGCCAGCGAGATGGCCTCGGCGGCGGCGGTGACCGTGGCCAGCACCCAGCTGTTGACGACCAGCTTGAGCCGGGTGGCGGCGGCGGACGCCGGGTCGGAGTCGAGCCAGACGGTGCGCGCGGCGACGGCGTCCAGGGCGGCGGCGGCCTCCTCCTTGGCCCGGTCCGAGCCGGCCGCGAACACCAGCAGCTGCCCGGCCTCGGCCGGCTGGCGGGTGCCCAGTACCGGCGCGTCGACCAGGTCGAGGCCGTTCGCCTCGGCGAAGGCCGCCAGCTCGGTGGCGGCGGAGACGCCCACGGTCGAGGTCTGCAGCCAGACCTGGCCGTCGGTCAGTCCGGCCTGGGCGGCGTTCATGGCGGCCAGCACGGCCGGGCCGTCGGTCAGCATGGTGATGATCACGTCGGCGTCGAGCACCGCCTCGGCGGCGGTGGCGGCGACGGTGGCGCCGGACTCGGCCAGCGGCGCGGCCTTGTCCTGGCTACGGTTCCAGACGCGGACCTCCAGGTCCGCCCGGCGCAGGCTGCGGGCCATGCCCGCGCCCATGATCCCGGTGCCGAGGACCGCGACCACCCGGGCGCTCATCGCGCACCGCCCGTGGGCCGCTGCTTCGCCGACGCGCGGCGGACGACTGTCATGACGCTCACAGTCCGTTTCTCCTCTGCGGACATGACGCCGAAGCGTCAATGGTTTGACTCGCCTTCAGAACCATAACACCGTTCGATCTCTTATGTTAGTAGTGCTTCGATCCTCTGTAGCAAGTCGCAGGACGACCCTTGACGGTGAATCATTCGATCTCTTATGGTCATTCAGGATCGTATGGAGGTCGGAACACTGCGGGCAGGTCGGGCTCGGACCTGCCGCTCCCGCCGTCACTGAGCTGTCACTGACAGGAGAAACTCGCGATGCGCTACCGCTATCTCGGCGACACCGGCCTGGCCGTCTCGGAGCTCTGCTTCGGCGCCATGACCTTCGGCGGAGGGGCCTCCTTCCTCGGCGCCCCGGACCGCAACTGGTCCGAGTTCGG includes these proteins:
- a CDS encoding MarR family winged helix-turn-helix transcriptional regulator, translated to MPIDQRLGHHLKRAEQELIAAKHAALRPFKLSTPQYTVLLVLWEEPGLSGAALARRCLVTPQTMSSVLGTLEGRGLVERKPHPIHNHILEARLTRTGRALLAKADVPAMAVEQALDAEFNAKERQQLLKLLARCTTALAKAQTDV
- a CDS encoding ScbA/BarX family gamma-butyrolactone biosynthesis protein — its product is MYLSFDRSKGGASEVAQLLETPPNAVLFDRTVDRALVHRSAVSEVLLTDWRSVGELDFTVGAQWPRGHSYYPPVADLWYDPVLMAETIRQAGLLLAHGAFGVPLGTQFLMGDLSFDVDPEGLACHGRPADLSLMVTCGELRRRGSTISGMRIEVHVIRDGRPLGTGNGVLSCASAAAYRRLRGERGGVAHRGRLPLPVPPPLVGRDRSTDVVLAPTADRQVWEVRSDLRHPVLFDHEVDHLPGMVLVEAMRQAACLATGWPELLVTGLSSRFQKYVEFDRPCLVRAEAGPAALGGTPVRVLLEQDGETVADGRLLVRSTG
- a CDS encoding HAD family phosphatase, producing MPSSNAGAFFDVDETLVRVKSMFHFLEFYLRRRGEPEGTYERLVGGIRAAAAEGAPRDRINRAYYRLYAGESAERLAAAGEAWFEHTVERELFIPETVAELGARRAEGYFTVLVSGSFFACLDPIAAQLRADWTFGTRPVIRQGVLTGEVVSPLIGPAKGRVAQVVAAVRGLDLETSWAYGDHASDLDLLAAVGRPVVVGDDPVLAGHAAAHGWRRLATTAAGAARV
- a CDS encoding 3-oxoacyl-ACP synthase III family protein: MSPIGIVGTGSYVPENVISNEEIAAGAGVTADWIKDKTGIVQRHRAADHEATSDLAAEAARRALRQAGLTADQLAFVVVATSTPDHPQPATASIVQHLIGAHRAAAFDVNAVCSGFLYGLAVGVRLLGDGDGSGGDPAARYGLVVGADIYSRILDYSDRRTAVLFGDGAGAVVLGPVPTGLGVIETALIGRGDQHRLIGVQAGGSRAPASELTLAEGGHFFRMEGRAVREFVQRELPAAVGGLLERARMPAGQIRHFVPHQANGVMLAEVWPELGLPNAALHLTVDQHANTGAASVAVTLDTVHRRGALGRGDLVLLAGFGGGMNIGAALLRWALDRPTEPLGVPEFGEDDPAVEHLASWGLLSSAVQR
- a CDS encoding NAD(P)-dependent oxidoreductase codes for the protein MTLRRHVRRGETDCERHDSRPPRVGEAAAHGRCAMSARVVAVLGTGIMGAGMARSLRRADLEVRVWNRSQDKAAPLAESGATVAATAAEAVLDADVIITMLTDGPAVLAAMNAAQAGLTDGQVWLQTSTVGVSAATELAAFAEANGLDLVDAPVLGTRQPAEAGQLLVFAAGSDRAKEEAAAALDAVAARTVWLDSDPASAAATRLKLVVNSWVLATVTAAAEAISLAEGLGLEKDLFARTIAGGGLDSPYLQAKAAAIVNGDFSPNFGLATAAKDAQLILRDAESAGVQLDLLAAVAERFQRAIKEGHGGKDLSATYLVATTKDAGTK
- a CDS encoding zinc-binding dehydrogenase, which gives rise to MRAIVNTPATGDVAFREVAAPEPGPGDVLIDIRAVSVNRGEILNLPGNAEGWRPGWDVAGVVAASGNGFTAGQRVVALSLADGSWAEQIAVPAEAVAAIPDAVGFAEAATLPVAALTALRLVRESGTLLGRRVLVTGAAGGVGRILVQLATAAGARVTAVARNAERAKGLDALGAAEVVTDAAAAEGPFDAVYEAAGGASLTAALNLVGPGGTVFSYGNSSGEPTPVSFFQFFGGHEQAVLRHFVFVTGAPVAPDLAALAQLVADGKLSVEISLEREWEQVNEVLTAVRDRQVTGKAVLTLG